The nucleotide sequence CCGGGTGACCACCCCGAACTCCTGGTCGATGCCGATCAGCGCACCGGCGGCCCCGGCGGCGCCGGCCGGCAGTTTCCCGGCGGCGGCCTGGAGGCCGGCGGTCAGCTCGCGTACCTGCGCCGGGTTGTCGACGTTCGTGGTCGGCTGGGTGTCGCTGGTCGGGTCGTCGGCGGAGAAGCCGACCAGGATCAGCCCGCCCAGCCGGTACTTGGCGATCATCTCGGCCGGTGTCTCCACCCCGGCCAGCTTCCGGTTGCCGGCCGCCGAGCCGCCGGACACCTTCGTCGCCGAGTTGCCGTAGGCGTACGGCATCAGGACCTGGCCGACCAGGTCCTCGTCGGCGAGGGTGCCGGCCAGTTGCGCCGCCCGAGCCGCCGGGTCCGGTGACGGCGTGGCCGCGGCAGCGGTCGGCGACGACGGCGCCGACCCGGGCGCGGCCGGCGTCTCCGGCTGCCGCGAGCCGGCGCAGCCGGAGACGACCAGGGCGGTGACGGTCAGGGCGGTGACGGTCAGGGCGGTGACGAGGGGAAGCACGGTCCGAGCGCGCCGGAGGGGAGTCGACACGCCCGCTATCCCACCAGCCCGGCACCGGCCGGGCAACTTGACCAAGGACCCGGCGGACCGGGGTACGGCCGGCCGCCGACCAGCGCGCTTCGCCAGGTCCCAGGCGTCCCGAGGCGACGCGGGCCGGTCTGGACCGCTCGGGCGGCGTGACCGACCCCACGCCGTCAGCTGCGCTCGTCGAGGCGGAGCGCCGGATCAGCCGACCCCGGTGAGCGGATCAGCCGACCCTGGTGAGCAGGGTGACCGGGGCACCGTCCCCGGCATACCGGTAGGGCTCCAGTTCGGCGTCCCAGGCGGTACCCATCGCCTTGTCGAGCGCGTGCGCCAGCGCCTCCGGGGCCCGCGCCGACGCCATGATCGCGCGCAGCCGGTCCTCGCCGAGCTGGATGTCGCCGGCCGCTCCGGCGGTGGCCCGGAAGAGCCCCCGGCCGGGCACGTACATGAAACGCTCACCGTCGACGCCGGGACTCGGCTCCTCGGTGACCTCGAAGCGGATCATGGGCCACTGTCTCAGGGCAGCCGCCAGCTCCGCGCCGGTCCCTGGCCGGCCGGACCACCCGCACTCCGCCCGACGGGCGCCCGGATCGACCGGCTGGGCCGTCCAGTGCAGGGTGACCGGCGCGGTGAGGACGCGCGCGATCGCCCACTCGACGTGCTGGCACACGGCGAGTGGGGTCGAGTGGACGTATACGACGCCACGCGTTGGCACGGTGACCTCCCGGAGAGCGAGGTGCGTCTTCCCCTACGACCTCGACCTCGGCGGGTGATCTCGTGTGATTGCTGGAACACATGATGACGCTTGTGACGGATGGTACGCCAGGGATTCACGAAACTGCCCCGGGGGAATAGCCGTACCGGTGACGGTAGTTGGACCGCACGTCAGCGGCGGTAGCCGTCCGGCCATCGCCGTGGTCGTGTAAAATTTGCCCGGCGGCGTCTGCCGCCCAGGCTTGTCCCCTCGGACTTCCAAGTCCTCCCGTACGTCTTCAAGGAGTACCCCCGTGGCGAGCAACACCTCCAAGACCGCGCGCGCATCCGTCCGTGCCGGCCAGGCAGGCCAGGGTGGCGCCCTGAGCGTGCTCGGCGAGTTCAAGTACCTCATCCCGCTCAACGGCGGCAAGCACGCCTACGTGCGGAACCTGACCAACGGCAAGACCTCGCACCTGCGCACCGACTCCGAGGCCTTCGTCGAGGAGATCCGGGTGCTGGCCGGCGCCGGGCACGCCGCCAAGCTCCGTGCCGAGCTGAACAACCTGGCCGCCACCTACCCGGCCGACGGCTGGGACACCACCGAGAAGCGGCTGGTCGAGGCCGGCGTCTTCGAGGCCTGATCCACACCGGCACGAATCCAACGCACCACCCGTAACGCCCCGACCCGGATCATCCCGCGTCGGGGCGTTCACCTGTCCGGCCCGCGGCTCCGGCCGGTCCGGACCGCGGGATGATTCGCCGGGACGCCGGGCGGGTATCCCTGACCCGTGGCGCCCGGCCACCGGGCTCGACGCGGAGGTGACCATGCCCGACCCCGCCTCGGTACGGCTCACCGACGGCGTACGGCTGCACGTCGACGTCTCGGGCCCGGAGACCGCCCCGCTGACGGTGGTGCTGCTGCACGGCTGGACCCTGGACGGGCGCACCTGGCACCGCCAGGTCGACGCGCTGCGCCAGCGGTACGGCGACGCCGTCCGGGTGGTCCGGTACGACGCGCGCGGGCACGGCCGCTCCGGACCCAGCACGCTGGGTACGGCCACCCTCGACCAGCTCGGCGACGACCTCGCCGAGGTGCTCGCCCAGGTGGCGCCGACCGGGCCGGTGGTGCTGGCCGGGCACTCGATGGGCGGCATGACGGTGATGGAGTACGCCCACCGGCACTCCGCCGACTTCGCCCGCCGGGTCGCCGGGCTCGTCCTGGTCGCCACCACCGCCGAGGGCCACACGCACACCTGCTACGGCGTACCCCCACCGCTGGCCCGGCTGATCCGGATCGCCGAGACCGGCTGCGCCGGGGTACTGGCCCGGTTCGGCGGCTGGCGTACCCCGCCGCCTCTGCTGAACGTGCTCCGCCCGACCCTGCGCTGGCTGCTCTTCGGCGACGACTGCGATCCCGCCGACATCCGGCTCACCACCTCGGCGGTGGCCCGCGCCTCGCTGGTCTCGATCGGCGGGTTCCGGCCCTCGATCGGGGCACAGCGCCGGCTGGAGACGCTCACCGCCCTCGGCGACCTGCCGGTGGCGGCCCTGGTCGGCGACCGCGACCGGCTCACCCCGCCGCCCTGCACGGTGTCGATCACCGAGGCGCTGCCCTCGGCCGAGCTGACGATATGTCCCGGCGCCGGCCACATGCTGATGCTGGAGCGCCCCGACGAGGTCACCGCCGCCCTGTACTCGGTCGTCGACCGGGTCCGACCGGTCCGGAGGATCTCCCGGAAGACGGCCGCCACCGCCAACCGGCGCAGGCGGGCCGGGACCGTCGCCGAGCAGCCCAGGAGGGCCGGCGCCACGCACGGCGCGCCGCGCCCGGCCTCCGGGACGGCCGACCTGCGCGCCGGTGCGGCCGGACGCTGAACCGGCACGACCGCGACCACGACGGCGCCCGGACCTGGCGTGGCCGAGCCGGTCGGCGCCGGCACGGCGTACCCTCGCTTCCTGGTAATTCGGCGCGCGGGGCGTCCGGACTCGGGTGTCGGACGGCCGTGTCGCCGCAGATCGATCTCCGGGAGCAGACGCGTTGACCGACCACCACACCACGCTTCAGCAGGAGATCGAAGTCGAACAGCGCCACCTGGACCGGGTGTACGCCCGGCTGGCGCAGTTGCGGCACTCCGCCGTACTCGCCGAGCGGGAGGGCTACCAGCTCGCCAAGGTCGGCAACTTCGGTGCGCTCGTGGAGCGGGACGCGATGGTCTTCCACGCCGCCCGGCGCCGGCACACCCTGGACGCCGAACACGAGGGGCTGGTCTTCGGCCGGCTGGACCTGGGGACCGGGCAGGTGCTGCACGTCGGCCGGCTCGGCGTACGCGGTGAGCACGCCGAACCGCTCGTGGTGGACTGGCGGGCACCGGCCGCCGCCGCCTTCTACCAGGCCACGGCGGCGGAACCGCGCGGCGTCGTACGCCGTCGGGTGATCACCTCCAGCGGCGAGCGGGTGACCCGGATCTCGGACGACCTGCTCGACCCGGCGGCGGCGCCGGACGGGATGCGGGTGGTCGGCGACGGCGCCATGCTCGCCGACCTGTCCCGGACCACCGGCCGGCAGATGCGGGACATCGTCGCCACCATCCAGCAGGAGCAGGACGAGGCGATCCGCTCCCCGGCCGGCGGGGTGACGATCGTCGCCGGCGGTCCGGGCACCGGCAAGACGGCGGTGGCCCTGCACCGGGCCGCCTACCTGCTCTATTCCGACCGGGGCCGGTTCGCCGGCGGCGGGGTGCTGGTGGTCGGCCCGTCCGCCGTCTTCGTCGACTACATCGCCTCGGTGCTGCCCTCGCTCGGCGAGAACGCCGCCACCCTGCACTCGCTCGGCTCGCTCTTCGAGGGCGTGGCGGCCACCCGCACCGACCCGGTGGCCGTCGCCGCCGTCAAGGGCTCGCTGCGGATGCGCCGGGTGCTGGAGCGGGCGGTCCGGGACCAGGTGCCGGACGCCCCCGGCGAGCTGCGGCTGCTCTACCGGGGTGAACTGCTCCGGCTCTCCACCGCCGAACTGGAGCGGATCCGGACCCGGGCGCTGCCGCCGGGCGCCCGGCGCAACGAGGTACGCCGGGCCGGCTTCGACGGCATCTTCGGCGCGCTCTGGGCGCAGGCCCAGCAGTTGCGGGTCGGCCGGCTGCCCGACCAGCGGAGCTTCGAGGACGACATCGCCGAACGCCCCGAGTTCCGGGACTTCCTGCGGGCCTGGTGGCCCCGGCTGCATCCCCGGCACGTGCTGCCCTGGCTGGCCCGGCCGGAGCGGCTGCGCCGGTACGCCGCCGGGATCCTGTCGAACGCCGAGATCCGGCTGCTCACCGAGGCGTACCGGTCTTCGGGCGGCGCGGAGCTGACCGTGGCCGACGTCGCCCTGCTCGACGAACTCGACCACCTGCTCGGCCGGCCGCCCCGCCCGGCGAAGCGCCGACGCGACCCGTACCAGCTGGCCGGCGGGGTGCGCGAGGTGACCACCTACGCCGACCGGCAGCGCGCCGCCCGGTCCGGCCGGGACGCCGCCGCCGAGCGGCCGGCCGACTACCGCGAGTACGCGCACGTGGTGGTTGACGAGGCCCAGGACGTCTCCCCGATGCAGTGGCGGATGCTGGGCCGGCGCGGCCGGCTCGCCTCCTGGACGGTGGTCGGCGACCCGGCGCAGACCGCCTGGACCGGCGACCCGGCGGAGCTGACCCGGGCCCGGGACAAGGCGCTGGGCCGGCGTCCCCGGCACGAGTTCACGCTCACCACCAACTACCGCAACTCGGCGGAGATCTTCGCGGCGGCGGCCCGGGTGATCCGGGAGGTCTCCCCCGACCTGCCGCTGCCGGTAGCGGTCCGGGCCACCGGGGTGGATCCGGTCGAGCTGGTGGTGCCGGCCGCCGAACTGCCGGACGCGGTCCGGGAGGCGGCGGCGAAGCTGCTCGCCGAGGTCGACGGGACGGTCGGGGTGATCAGCTCCGCCGACCGGCGGGCCGAGGTCGCCGACTGGCTGGAGCCCGCCGGGCCGCGCCTGTCGGTTGTCGACACCATGCAGGCGAAGGGCCTGGAGTACGACGGGGTGGTGCTGGTCGGGCCGTCGGAGATCCGGGCCGACTCGGCGGCCGGGGTACGCACCCTCTATGTCGCGCTCTCCCGGGCGACCCAGCGACTCACCACGGTCGAACCGGTCTGACGGTGGCCGACCCTGGCGGCGAACCCTGGTGGGCTGGCTCGTCGGTGCCGCTGTGTCAGGCGTGCGACTTCGTCAGGCCGACGAACGCCCGCCAGGCGGCCGGGCCGAAGGTAAGCGTCCCGCCGTCCCGGTCCTTGGTGTCCCTGACCAGCACTCGGCCGGGAAGGTTGTCGGCCACCTCGACGCAGTTCGAGTTGCCGCCGGAACGCGTGGACTTCCGCCAGGCGGCAGCGTCACTTGTGTTCATTCAGCACCTCCAGAAGTAGGTCTCTGCTCTGGTCGGTCGTCATCGCCAAACCGTTGATCGACTCCCAGGATAGCTCTAGGTCACCCACATCCCGTACCGAGGCCACCACCTTGCCCTGCAACTGATCATCAAGGTACGAGATCCGCCTACCGTCTCTCAGGGTTGCCAGCGAGATCGGGCCACCCAGACCAGCATGCAGACCTCCGGCGACATCCGGCAGCACACGTACCGTGACGAAGGGTCGGTGTCCGATGTCGACGAGATAGCCGAGCTGATCTTTCATGACGTCGCGCGACCCGCGCCGGAGCGCGAATTCCGCGATGATGCAGGAAATCGTCACCGGCGGGTTCTGATCCAGAACCGCCGCCTGCCGGGCTGCCCGGTCCGCGACGAGATCCTCCACCCTCCCCACGTTCGCCGGGACTCCCGCGAACATCTCTCGCATATACGGCTCACGCTGTAGCGGAGCCGGGATCAACAGCGGTTCCCAGGACCGCAGCAGGATCGCGCGACGCACATTCTCGGCCCATGGGCGTAGCCACGGGCGCAGGTCTTCGTGTGCCGTCTTTGCCAGCCCTTGAATCTCGCTGTCGGTGCCGAACACCCCGTCAAGGCGCTGTGCCGTGCCTTCCTGCGGAATCAGCTTCCCTGCCTCGAAATACTGCACCGTGGACTTGGACACCCCGATTGCGACGGCGAGCCTGTCCTGAGACAGCTTCCGCTCTGTGCGCAACGCCCGGATGCGGGCCGGAAGCGACGCCGATTGGTCAAGCATTGTTATCACCCCGGCGGTCGGCAGATGCTGTCACCGTCATCAGGCGGCGGACCTGCTCATTCTGCGTTACCACGCCGTCACGGTCCAGCGCGAATACCAGCTCGGTTGACGGGATGGTCACACCATCGGAGCTCACCGATAGTTAGCGGCATCTTAAGTTTCCGGCCGGCACCGGAGATATTTGTCCGGATACATCCACCCGAAGCAGGAGAATCGTGAATTCAACTCTGGCAACGCCACGTATCCCCGGACAGCAACTGCCGGTAGGCTCGGCTCCGGTCTCCGCCGGGCGGCGCCCTCCGGCGCCTGCGGGGGCCGCCGCCTAATCGCCACGCGCGAGCCGGGGAACCACGTACCAGGGGTGCATCCGCGCCAGCGGTAGGGATCTTCCGTCCCGAACCCGTCAGCTAACCCGGTCGGCGGCTGACGGAAGGACACTGTCATATGCCGTTCCTGGCACCCACCCGACACGCTCCGGCGTCCGCGCGGAACGCCTCGGGACCGTCCGGGAAGCTCGCGGTCACCGCGGCGCTCACCCTGGGCATGGTCCTCGCGGCGCTCGGCGGCGCACCCGCCGCCGCGGCACCGGAGTACGCGACCCCCGGGGCGCTGGCCGCGGCTCCCGGCGGCGACGACATCGACGGAGGCACCGACAGCCTGCGCGAGCAGCTCCAGGCCGCCAGCAAGGGCTATCTGAACGCCAAGACCAAACTGGACAACTCCGTCAAGCGGCAGAAGGAACTGAACCAGCAGCTTGCCGCGCTGCGTACCGAGGTGGCGACCCGGAGCGAACGGGTCGCCGAGATGGGCAACATGGCGTACCGGACCGGTCGACTCGGGCAGGTCTCCGCGCTGCTCAACAGCGGCTCGCCGACCAGCCTGGTGGACCGGGCCGCCGCACTCGACACGATCTCGGCGAACGAGAGCCGGGAACTGCGCGGGCTGCGGGAGAGCCTGGACAAGGAAACCCAGGCCAAGGCCGCGCTCGACAAGGAGATCGGCGAGCAGCGCAAGCAGGTCGAGGTGATGGAGACCCGCAAGAAGCAGGCCGAACGGGCGCTCGCGGCGGCGAACAACAGCGGCGGCGCGGGCTCGGGGATCAGCGGCAGCGGCGGCGGCTCCGCCCGGCCGGCACCCCGCAACCCCGACGGCTCCTTCCCGGACGAGTCGTGCAGTCTCGACGACCCGACCACCAGCGGCTGCATCACCCCGCGCACCCTGCACGCGCTCAAGCAGGCCCAGGCCGCCGGCTTCACCCGGTTCGTCTCCTGCTTCCGCAGCGGTGGCAGCGGCGAGCACCCGAAGGGACAGGCCTGCGACTTCGCCGCCCAGAAGAACGGGTTCGGCGGAGTGGCGACCGGCGGCGACCGGACGTACGGCAACAACCTGGCGGCGTACTACGTGCGCAACGCCAACCGGCTCGGCGTGCTGTACGTGATCTGGTTCAAGCAGATCTGGCTGCCGAGCAGTGGCTGGAAGACGTACAACGGGGGCAACGGCGACCCGTCGAGCGACCACACCAACCACGTACACCTGTCGATGAACTGAGGATCGATCGCGTAACCTGTCGCGGACCGTCGGCACCGCCCGCCACCCCTGGGCAGTGCCGGCGGTCCGCTTTTCCGTCAGGCGGCGACCGCCGGGGTGCGTACCCCGGTCAGCAGCCGATCCGGCTCGAACCGAGCGCCACGTCGTCGAACCAGAGCGTGTCGGCACCCTCGCCGTAGCTCTCCCAGCCCAGCCGCAGGTCGGTGAGGTTCGGCCGCCAGTCGGCCCGGTTGTACCACTGCCCGTCGACGTCGTGCGTGGGCGTGCCGTCGGCGGTCAGCCCGGTCACCGCGGTGCCGTTGACCCAGGTGGAGAGCCGGCCCTGGGTGCCGTCGACCATGAACTCCAGGCAGGACCACTGGTTGACCGGCAACGGCATGCTCAGCGCCACGCCGTTCGGGCTCTGCTCCGGCAGGGTGGCGTCGTCCGAGGCACGGTTCCACTGCAACGCGCCGTTCTGCCCGCCCATCCGCAGGTCACGGTTGCCGTCGGCGGCGTCCCGCATGGCCAGGAAGGTCACGTGCGAGGTCGGCAGTGCGGTGGTGTGCCGTACCCAGAGCCGGGCGTAGCGCACCGCGCCGACCCCGCTCAGGTTGCGGGTGGAGCCGACGAAGACGTGGTTGCAGTAGCCGACCGCCCCGTTTATGCGTACCGAGCGGGTGCCCTGGTGCGCGACCGAGGTGTCGATGCTGGCGGTGCCGCTGCCCGAGCAGTCCGGATAGCTGACCGCCCAGTCGCCCGACGGCGTACTGCCGGTCTGGTTCTCGAAGCCGTCGCAGAGCACCGCCGTGCCGCAGCCGCTCGGCGGCTGGGTGGTCGGCGGCACGGTCGGCGGCGGGGTGATCGTCGGCGGGACGCTTGTCGGCGGGGTGGTCGGCGGTTGGCTGGTCGGCGGTGCGGTGCTCGGCGGGGTGGTCGGCTCGGCGCCGTTGCACAACTCGCCGTTCAGGGTGAACCCGCTCGGTGCCGCCGAGCTGGCCGAATAGGTGCCCTGCACGCCGAACTCGGTCGAGCCGCCGGCCGGCAGCGACCCGTTCCAGGCCGCGTTCCGGGCGGTCACGGTCGCCCCCGACTGGGTGACCTGGGCATTCCAGCCGTTCGTGATCCGCTGATCGCCACCGTAGGTCCAGGTCACGGTCCAGCCGTTGACCGCGACGTCCCCGGCGGTCACCTTGACTGCGGCGGTGAAGCCACCGGTCCACTGGTTGGCCTGGTAGTCGACCCGGCAGCCGGCGGCGGCCTGGGCGGCCGGTGCCAGGCCGGTGCCGAGCACGGCGACGCTGCTCGCGGCGATCGCGGTCGCCGCGGCCAGGGCCAGCGAGACGCGACGGTACGGTGCGGAGATCCGCATGGGAGTTCCTCTCGGACGACTGCCGGCCCCGGCGCCGTCCCTGGCGCGTGCCGGCAGTGCGGTTACGACGACGAGCGACGCGGTACGCCCGACGCGTACCGGCCTCGTTGTGCTGCCGTGACCGGCTCCCCTGGTCACCCGACCACCACGACGCCCCGGCCAGCCCGCACCCGGTCGCCCCGTCGTGGCGCCGACCAAGCTTAAAGACAACCATCGATGCGAGCAAACACCGGACCGGGTTCTTCCGTGATCAGGGAGTGTCCGGCCGGCCCGGGCGAGCCGAACGCTCCCTGATCACCGGCGGCTCCGCCGCGCGGGGCGTACGTCGAGCTGCGTAGCCGCAGCGCCCACATCCGCACGACGTCACGCCGGGCTGCCGGCGGCAGCATCAGCGGTATGAAGCTCTCACCGCCCTGGCGAAAGGCGCTGCTCACCCTGCACGTGGTCACCGCGGTCGGCTGGTTGGGAATCGACGTGGTGCTGCTGACCCTCGGCGTGGCCGGGGCACGCGGCGCCGACCCGGACCTGGTCTATCCGGCAGCGGCGCTGGTCGGGCAGGCCGTCTTCGTACCGTTGAGCGTGCTCGCCTGGCTGGTCGGCCTCGCCAGCGCGCTGCTCACCCCCTGGGGCCTGCTCAGGCACCGCTGGGTAGTGGTCAAGCTGGTGATCACCACCGTGCTGGTCGGGGCGGTGCTCTTCGCCCTGCTGCCGAACCTGCGGGCCGCCGAACTCGGCGCGGCCACTCCGGCGGACGCCCGGCAGGGGCTGCTGGCCGCACCGATCGTCTCCAGCACTCTGCTGGTCGTCGCCACGGTGCTCTCCACCTACAAGCCGTGGGGCCGGACCGGCCGGGCGGCGGGCTCGGCCGGGAACGGGCGGGCGGTCAGGGCTCCCGGCCGGCGGCGGCCAGCGCGGCCGGCAGCCGACCCGCCAGCTCCTGGTGCGCGGCCCGAGCCTGCCGGAACGCGTACCGGAACAGCGGTGCGGGCGCCGACAGGGTGATCTCGACGTCGACCCGGAGCAGACCGTCGGGCTCCCCGGTCACCCGGGTCCGGTTGTGCAGGGTGGTGCCCGGCCATTGCCGGGCCACCAACTCCAGCTCGTCCGCGCCGAGCCGGAGCAGGTCGGCCCGGTAGGTGATCCGGAACCGGAACGGCCCCCAGCGCAGCCGGTCGGTGACCAGGTCGCTGCGCAGCGCCCCCGGCCCGGCAGGTCGGGAGCGCACCCGCACGATGAACGGATGCAGCTCGCCCTGCCGTCGCACGTCGCCGAGCAGCCGCAGCGCGTCGGCCGGTTCGCAGCGCGCGTGCACCCGATAGCGGAACGAGCCGATGCGCGGCACCAATCGAGTCTAGGAAAGCTGGCGGCAAGTCGGCTAGCTGCATGAATAGCGGCTAAGTGGGTATCTAACGGGCGTGAGCGGACATGTCATGGTCTTTGCCCCCGACCCGCAGTTGACGGTCACCGTCGACCAGCCGGCCGAGGAGACCGAGATCCACCTGCACCCCGGCGGCCAGGGGGTGTGGCAGGCTCGCATGATCACCTGCCTGGGCGTGCCGGTGGTGCTCTGCGCCGGTCTCGGCGGCGAGATCGGGCAGGTACTCGAACCCCTGCTGGCCAGCGAGGGCGTGGACCTTCGGGTGATCCACCGGGAGTCCAGCAGCGGCGGTTACGTGCACGACCGACGGGACGGCAAGCGGCACGAGATCGCCTCGGTGCCGGGTCATCCGCTCGCCCGACACGAGCTGGACGAGCTGTACAACCTCGCGCTCAGCGAAGGGCTCGGCGCCGAGGTCAGCATCCTCAGCGGTCCTGGACACCCGTCCCTGGTCGCACCGGAGATCTACCGCCGGCTCGCCGCCGACCTCGGCCACAACGGCAGCCGGGTCGTCGCCGACCTCTCCGGCGCGCACCTGGCGGCCGTGCTGGAAAGTGGCGTGTCGGTACTCAAGGTCAGCCACGAGGAACTACTCCGGGACAGCCTCGCCGAAGGCGACGGCGAGGCTGAACTGGTCCGGGCGATCCAGGCCCTGCACGCCCGGGGCGCCGAGACGGTGGTGGTCAGCCGGGCCGAAAAACCGGCACTGGTCATGGTCGACGGCGAGGTCGTCGAACTCGACATGCCCCGGCTGGAGGTCGCCGACCACCGGGGTGCCGGCGACTCGATGACCGCCGGGGTTGCCGCGGTGCTGGCCCAGGGCGGCGACATCCGGCTCGCGGTCCGGACCGGCGCGGCGGCGGGTGCGCTGAACGTCACCCGGCACGGGCTCGGCACCGGACGGCCGGACGCGATAGCCGGCCTGGTCGACCGGGTGAAGCTGGCACCGGTGCGGGCGGACCGGCAGGACCGGTTGACCCCGGACGACCTGGCGCATCGGACCACCAAACCATGACGATCCGGGTGCTGGTCACCAACGACGACGGCATCGCGGCCCCGGGGCTACGCTGGCTGGCGCGTACGGCGGTGGAGCGGGGGCTGGACGTGGTGGTGGCCGCCCCGAGCGAGGAGGCCAGCGGGGCGAGCGCCGCGATGAGCGCGGTCGAGCGGGACGGCCGGGTGGTGGTCGAGGAGCACCCGATCGAGGAACTGCCCGGCACACCGGCGTACGGCGTGGCCGGCTCACCAGCGCTTATCACGCTCATCGCCCTGCACGGGGCGTTCGGGCCGGCACCGTCGCTGGTGCTCTCCGGGATCAACCGGGGCGCCAACGCGGGTCGCGCGGTGCTGCACTCCGGCACGGTCGGCGCGGCCTTCACCGCCGCCGCGAACGGCTGTCACGGGATGGCCGTCTCGCTCGACGTACTCGCCGTGCAGGAGGCGAGCACCGGAAGTGGCGGTGCGGCGGTGGCCGTACCCCGGCCGGATCGGGACGAGCGGCGGAACTGGGCGACAGCGGCCCGGGTCGCCCTCGACCTGCTGCCCCGGCTGACCGCCGCACCCGTGCAGAGCGTGCTGAACGTCAACTCCCCCGACGTGCCGTACGAACGGCTGCGCGGGGTACGCCGAGCCAGGCTGGCCGGGTTCGGTCAGGTGCAGATGACGGTCGCCGAGGCTGGCAAGGGCTTCGTGCGCACCGCACTGGAGGAGGCCGGGCAGCACGTCGAGCCGGGCACCGACCTGGCGTGGTTGACCGAGGGTTACGCCTCGGTGACGGCGATTCGGGCGGTCACCGAGGCGCACGACGCGGACCTGTCCGGACTGGACGATCCACGGGGATAGCGGGCGAGATTCCCGGTCCGCGACTGTCGGCGCGGGTTAGGGAGCGGGCTTCCCGGTCCGCGACGATCGGCGCGGACCGGGGACTGTCAGGCGCCGGGGACCTTGACCTCTTCGGCCACGGCCGAGGCGCCTGCGAAGTAGGGCTCGGGCGCGCCGAACAGACCGAGGAGCCCGGTGACCCAGAGCTGCCGGTGGACGAACCGGCTCGGTTCGGTGACCACGAGCTTGACGCCGCTGACCTCCGCGGTCTGGAAGCCGGCGACCATGGCGCTGATACCGACGGAGTCGATGAAGCTGACCAGTCGCATGTTGAGCTCGATCCTGGACGGTCGCCCCTTGGTCAGAACTCCGGCGATCGCCTCACGAACCTCGTACGCCGTATCGACGTCGATTTCTCCCCGAGGGGCGATCTCCACAACTCCACCAGGCAGGACCGACTTGACGATCGACAGGCTCACGCGAGCACCTCCACTCGCCCATGTCCGGGCGCCTAATCAGTACGCGGGCCGCGACCGAGAGTATTCCTCTCACGGCCCCGATCGCCACCCTTCCGGACGGGCAATCTATTCAACGAGCCGACAAACCTACCCGGTAACGGGGCGAACTACGCTAAATTTTCCTGCGCCGTCGGCATCGACACCTCCGTCAGTACACCCTCAGCGTAGCCGTCTACCAGGCCCGGATGGGCATCCGGTGCCTGTGTCGCAGCTCGCGGAAACGCCGTCCGGGCGCCGCCAGGTGAACCCGTGTCGGCTTCACGACACCGACCGGCCGGATGTGAGGCGGCAGCACGACGCGGCGAGCCCTGTTCGGCGCGGGGCGGCTGCGCGGCGCTGCCAACTTTGTTCGTGGCGGGGCGGCTGCGCGGCGCTGCCAGCTCTGTTCGTGGCGGGGCGGCTGCATACTGCTGTTCGTCGCCGGGCGGGTGTGTCGTCGGCCACCTAGCATGGGCTGATCCGTCCGTCGCAGCGTACGGGCGCCGCGGCGCTCGGAAGGGACACCTGATGCTGAGGAAGTTGATCGGACTGGCCGGCGTCGGCGCACTGCTGGCTCTCGTGCTCGCCTGCGGATTCGGCGGCGGGGGTGACGGCGACGACGACGATGACGACGGCGACGATTTCGCCCGTCGTGCACCTGTCGTCCAGCTCCACTGAGCGGCTGCCCGTCGCCCGAGCGCGGGCAGCCGCTCCCGGGCGACGGACCCGTCGAGGCCGCACCGGCGGCCACACCGGGTCGGAGCGGGATGTCGGGACATGATCGCGGGTTTGCCAGCTGAGGCGCCTGGGCACCTCCGACAGTAGGAACCCGCAAACCGCGCCGAACAGACGCCTCTGT is from Micromonospora sp. WMMD1102 and encodes:
- a CDS encoding helix-turn-helix transcriptional regulator, which codes for MLDQSASLPARIRALRTERKLSQDRLAVAIGVSKSTVQYFEAGKLIPQEGTAQRLDGVFGTDSEIQGLAKTAHEDLRPWLRPWAENVRRAILLRSWEPLLIPAPLQREPYMREMFAGVPANVGRVEDLVADRAARQAAVLDQNPPVTISCIIAEFALRRGSRDVMKDQLGYLVDIGHRPFVTVRVLPDVAGGLHAGLGGPISLATLRDGRRISYLDDQLQGKVVASVRDVGDLELSWESINGLAMTTDQSRDLLLEVLNEHK
- a CDS encoding AAA family ATPase, encoding MTDHHTTLQQEIEVEQRHLDRVYARLAQLRHSAVLAEREGYQLAKVGNFGALVERDAMVFHAARRRHTLDAEHEGLVFGRLDLGTGQVLHVGRLGVRGEHAEPLVVDWRAPAAAAFYQATAAEPRGVVRRRVITSSGERVTRISDDLLDPAAAPDGMRVVGDGAMLADLSRTTGRQMRDIVATIQQEQDEAIRSPAGGVTIVAGGPGTGKTAVALHRAAYLLYSDRGRFAGGGVLVVGPSAVFVDYIASVLPSLGENAATLHSLGSLFEGVAATRTDPVAVAAVKGSLRMRRVLERAVRDQVPDAPGELRLLYRGELLRLSTAELERIRTRALPPGARRNEVRRAGFDGIFGALWAQAQQLRVGRLPDQRSFEDDIAERPEFRDFLRAWWPRLHPRHVLPWLARPERLRRYAAGILSNAEIRLLTEAYRSSGGAELTVADVALLDELDHLLGRPPRPAKRRRDPYQLAGGVREVTTYADRQRAARSGRDAAAERPADYREYAHVVVDEAQDVSPMQWRMLGRRGRLASWTVVGDPAQTAWTGDPAELTRARDKALGRRPRHEFTLTTNYRNSAEIFAAAARVIREVSPDLPLPVAVRATGVDPVELVVPAAELPDAVREAAAKLLAEVDGTVGVISSADRRAEVADWLEPAGPRLSVVDTMQAKGLEYDGVVLVGPSEIRADSAAGVRTLYVALSRATQRLTTVEPV
- a CDS encoding alpha/beta hydrolase, which encodes MPDPASVRLTDGVRLHVDVSGPETAPLTVVLLHGWTLDGRTWHRQVDALRQRYGDAVRVVRYDARGHGRSGPSTLGTATLDQLGDDLAEVLAQVAPTGPVVLAGHSMGGMTVMEYAHRHSADFARRVAGLVLVATTAEGHTHTCYGVPPPLARLIRIAETGCAGVLARFGGWRTPPPLLNVLRPTLRWLLFGDDCDPADIRLTTSAVARASLVSIGGFRPSIGAQRRLETLTALGDLPVAALVGDRDRLTPPPCTVSITEALPSAELTICPGAGHMLMLERPDEVTAALYSVVDRVRPVRRISRKTAATANRRRRAGTVAEQPRRAGATHGAPRPASGTADLRAGAAGR
- a CDS encoding DUF397 domain-containing protein, which encodes MNTSDAAAWRKSTRSGGNSNCVEVADNLPGRVLVRDTKDRDGGTLTFGPAAWRAFVGLTKSHA
- a CDS encoding cellulose-binding domain-containing protein, producing MRISAPYRRVSLALAAATAIAASSVAVLGTGLAPAAQAAAGCRVDYQANQWTGGFTAAVKVTAGDVAVNGWTVTWTYGGDQRITNGWNAQVTQSGATVTARNAAWNGSLPAGGSTEFGVQGTYSASSAAPSGFTLNGELCNGAEPTTPPSTAPPTSQPPTTPPTSVPPTITPPPTVPPTTQPPSGCGTAVLCDGFENQTGSTPSGDWAVSYPDCSGSGTASIDTSVAHQGTRSVRINGAVGYCNHVFVGSTRNLSGVGAVRYARLWVRHTTALPTSHVTFLAMRDAADGNRDLRMGGQNGALQWNRASDDATLPEQSPNGVALSMPLPVNQWSCLEFMVDGTQGRLSTWVNGTAVTGLTADGTPTHDVDGQWYNRADWRPNLTDLRLGWESYGEGADTLWFDDVALGSSRIGC
- a CDS encoding DUF3145 domain-containing protein, whose product is MPTRGVVYVHSTPLAVCQHVEWAIARVLTAPVTLHWTAQPVDPGARRAECGWSGRPGTGAELAAALRQWPMIRFEVTEEPSPGVDGERFMYVPGRGLFRATAGAAGDIQLGEDRLRAIMASARAPEALAHALDKAMGTAWDAELEPYRYAGDGAPVTLLTRVG